The Paramisgurnus dabryanus chromosome 6, PD_genome_1.1, whole genome shotgun sequence genome has a window encoding:
- the LOC135757806 gene encoding uncharacterized protein: protein MDESTFETFEEELGQPLPEVSPPKPLRAARTGGRAEMYAQRRTREEAPALQQQIPKMTPREHLTSSATSLRKARSIQNLAQIETPWEGVTLNRCLIIAITILVLTSGLQRINEVLRGRKDVSEESTAVSERHAFIRRSKLPAQENETSLWDTLFWWLDDDDDEDSNKRKSKRATQERVSRGFRHRTFTHPKLLKQRETTFSERRRRRDTDEIKERTKNKKEEEIKVKKKTEEEEEEEEKIKKSKKTAMKDRKQKSMKKL from the exons ATGGATGAAAGCACATTTGAGACATTTGAGGAAGAGCTCGGTCAACCACTGCCAGAAGTTTCTCCTCCGAAACCTCTGAGAGCGGCGCGTACGGGAGGGCGAGCGG AGATGTACGCTCAGAGGAGAACACGTGAG GAAGCTCCAGCACTTCAGCAGCAGATACCAAAGATGACTCCACGCGAACACCTGACCTCCAGTGCGA CCTCATTGCGTAAAGCCCGGTCCATCCAGAATCTGGCTCAGATCGAGACACCGTGGGAAGGCGTGACACTGAACAGATGTCTGATCATCGCCATCACCATCCTGGTGCTCACCTCCGGTCTACAGAGGATTAACG AGGTCCTCAGGGGTCGTAAGGACGTCAGTGAAGAGTCCACAGCTGTCAGTGAAAGACACGCTTTCATCAGGAGGTCGAAATTACCTGCACAAGAG AATGAGACATCTTTATGGGACACATTATTCTGGTGgcttgatgatgatgatgatgaagactcTAACAAACGTAAATCCAAGAGGGCAACTCAGGAGAGAGTGTCCAGAGGCTTCAGGCACCGGACCTTTACACATCCAAAACTCCTAAAGCAAAGAGAGACAACATTCAGCGAACGCAGAAGACGACGAGACACAGATGAGATTAAAGAGAGAACGAAGAACAAAAAAGAGGAAGAGATTAAAGTCaaaaagaaaacagaagaagaggaggaggaagaagagaagatTAAGAAATCAAAGAAGACAGCAATGAAGGACAGAAAACAAAAATCCATGAAGAAACTCTAA
- the sf3a2 gene encoding splicing factor 3A subunit 2 has protein sequence MDFQHRAGGKTGSGGVASASESNRDRRERLRQLALETIDINKDPYFMKNHLGSYECKLCLTLHNNEGSYLAHTQGKKHQTNLARRAAKEAKDAPAQPAPEKVKVEVKKFVKIGRPGYKVTKQRDSESGQQSLLFQIDYPEVAEGIGPRHRFMSAYEQRIEPPDRRWQYLLFAAEPYETIAFKVPSREIDKAETRFWTHWNRETKQFFLQFHFKMEKAMPAAPGQAVSVGVKRPPSLITGLGPRSSGDSMPPPPPGGMHGMPPLPPGAPVPPHMPPPGALPPHLRPPLPTDGQTGMPPPQ, from the exons ATGGATTTCCAGCACAGAGCTGGAGGGAAAACGGGCAGCGGCGGCGTCGCGTCCGCCTCCGAGAGCAACCGAGATCGACGCGAGCGTCTGCGGCAGCTCGCCCTAGAGACCATAGACATCAATAAAGATCCGTACTTCATGAAAAACCACTTGGGCTCATATGAGTGTAAACTGTGTCTCACGCTTCACAACAATGAG GGAAGTTATCTGGCTCACACACAGGGAAAGAAACATCAGACTAATCT AGCGAGACGAGCAGCAAAAGAGGCAAAAGATGCACCTGCGCAGCCGGCTCCGGAGAAAGTAAAGGTGGAAGTGAAGAAATTTGTCAAGATTGGCCGACCTGGTTATAAAG TTACGAAACAGAGGGATTCAGAGAGCGGACAGCAGAGTCTACTTTTCCAG ATTGACTATCCAGAGGTAGCGGAAGGCATCGGACCAAGGCATCGGTTTATGTCAGCGTACGAGCAGAGAATCGAACCCCCGGACCGCCGTTGGCAGTACCTGCTGTTTGCGGCCGAGCCCTACGAAACCATCGCGTTCAAG GTCCCCAGCCGTGAGATTGATAAAGCAGAGACTCGCTTTTGGACTCACTGGAATAGGGAAACAAAACAG TTCTTTCTGCAGTTTCACTTTAAGATGGAGAAAGCTATGCCAGCTGCACCGGGTCAAGCGGTGTCCGTCGGCGTCAAGCGTCCACCGTCGCTCATCACTGGACTCGGGCCACGCTCATCTGGTGACTCCATGCCTCCTCCACCCCCTGGTGGCATGCATGGAATGCCCCCATTGCCCCCTGGTGCTCCTGTACCACCCCATATGCCCCCACCAGGTGCTCTGCCTCCCCACCTGAGGCCCCCCCTCCCCACAGATGGCCAAACTGGAATGCCTCCACCACAATAA
- the plekhj1 gene encoding pleckstrin homology domain-containing family J member 1, with translation MRFNEKELVFLSRQPSEKSAELGMRGPKRGDVVKKRVVKLIVNFLFYFRTDEEEPIGALLLEQCRVLREDGHVFSVAFLDEAERKYLFECDSQEQCVEWIDAIVKASYEFMRKNLIFYRTEIHRLTGKDPLEQYGISDETRFQVNSALPPLPPPPPET, from the exons ATGAGATTTAACGAGAAAGAGTTGGTGTTCCTGAGCCGACAGCCGTCAGAGAAATCAGCCGAGCTCGGCATGAGAGGCCCGAAGAGAGGAGACG TGGTGAAGAAGCGTGTAGTGAAACTGATTGTTAATTTCCTGTTTTACTTTCGGACCGATGAAGAGGAG CCCATCGGTGCTCTGCTGTTGGAGCAGTGTCGGGTGCTGAGAGAAGATGGTCACGTGTTCTCTGTTG CGTTTCTAGACGAGGCCGAGCGCAAGTATTTGTTTGAATGTGATTCTCAGGAACAGTGCGTCGAGTGGATAGATGCCATCGTTAAAGCCAG TTATGAATTCATGCGCAAAAACCTCATATTCTACCGCACAGAAATCCATCGGTTGACTGGCAAG GACCCTCTGGAGCAGTACGGGATATCAGATGAGACGCGTTTTCAGGTCAACAGTGCTCTTCCTCCACTGCCGCCACCCCCTCCAGAAACATAA